Proteins from one Rosa chinensis cultivar Old Blush chromosome 7, RchiOBHm-V2, whole genome shotgun sequence genomic window:
- the LOC112179703 gene encoding LOW QUALITY PROTEIN: protein PIN-LIKES 4-like (The sequence of the model RefSeq protein was modified relative to this genomic sequence to represent the inferred CDS: deleted 2 bases in 1 codon), translating into MKLFQLFITASIPVLKTLLITALGSYLATERVNILGEDSRKHLNSVVFFVYNPALVGSSLAQTITYHSMIKLWFMPVNVGMTFIVGSIFGWILILLTRTPRRLRGLTVGCCAAGNLGNMLLIIIPAVCEEKGSPFGAPDVCYAYGLAYASLSMAIMTPPGKIMNRIMKVVKKLNLETIFSPSIVAAIVGFVIGVIPPVRKVFIEDGAPLRHNESLDGGDIPAVTLIIGGNLLKGLRGSGIQTSLVIGIIIVRYVALPLAGILIVKGAMKFGLVHSDPLYLFVLLLQFALPPAVSIATITQLFGAGEKECSVIMLWTYVLASVALTFWSAFFMWLVA; encoded by the exons ATGAAGCTTTTCCAGCTCTTTATCACTGCATCGATTCCAGTCTTGAAAACCCTATTGATTACTGCCCTTGGCTCATATCTTGCAACTGAACGCGTCAATATTCTGGGGGAAGACAGTAGGAAGCACTTAAACAGT GTTGTATTTTTCGTGTACAATCCAGCCCTGGTTGGTTCCAGCCTTGCCCAGACCATAACATATCACAGTATGATTAAGCT gtgGTTCATGCCTGTGAACGTCGGCATGACCTTTATTGTTGGTTCAATATTTGGATGGATACTCATCCTGTTAACAAGAACTCCTCGACGTCTTCGAGGTCTTACTGTGGGTTGCTGTGCTGCTG GAAATTTAGGGAACATGCTCCTTATTATAATCCCAGCTGTTTGTGAAGAAAAAGGGAGTCCATTTGGAGCTCCTGATGTTTGTTATGCTTACGGATTGGCATATGCTTCACTTTCAATGGCG ATCATGACACCTCCGGGCAAAATAATGAACCGTATAATGAAGGTGGTCAAAAAGCTCAATCTAGAAACGATCTTTTCCCCCTCAATAGTTGCAGCG atCGTTGGCTTTGTTATCGGAGTCATCCCTCCAGTTCGAAAAGTATTCATAGAAGATGGCGCTCCTCTACGG CATAATGAGAGTCTTGATG GTGGAGATATCCCGGCTGTCACTCTTATAATAGGAGGAAACCTCCTTAAAG GCCTGAGAGGGTCTGGGATACAGACTTCTCTCGTTATCGGCATCATCATTGTTCGTTATGTTGCCCTGCCTCTTGCAGGCATATTGATCGTTAAAGGGGCAATGAAATTTGGCTTAGTACACTCTGATCCATTGTATCTGTTT GTTCTTCTCCTTCAATTTGCACTCCCACCTGCAGTGAGCATAG CAACCATCACTCAATTGTTCGGAGCAGGAGAGAAAGAGTGTTCAGTTATCATGCTGTGGACTTATGTTCTTGCTTCGGTAGCGCTTACTTTTTGGTCTGCCTTCTTCATGTGGCTTGTCGCCTAA